Proteins encoded by one window of Micromonospora coxensis:
- a CDS encoding PE domain-containing protein, which yields MEPLDVDIDALRRGADQLAQAKESVRQAFEAFQAAAGGYADAFGGDEIGMLLSVGHQACVEALTECFSTNVAELESYADGLKGMAEGYREVEEGVAASFRSLLGSLGG from the coding sequence GTGGAACCGCTCGATGTGGACATCGACGCCCTGCGCCGGGGCGCGGACCAGCTCGCCCAGGCCAAGGAGAGCGTCCGCCAGGCGTTCGAGGCGTTCCAGGCGGCGGCCGGCGGCTACGCCGACGCCTTCGGCGGCGACGAGATCGGCATGCTGCTGAGCGTGGGCCACCAGGCCTGCGTGGAGGCGCTCACCGAGTGCTTCAGCACGAACGTCGCCGAGTTGGAGAGCTACGCCGACGGCCTGAAGGGGATGGCCGAGGGCTATCGGGAGGTCGAGGAGGGCGTCGCCGCCTCGTTCCGTTCGCTCCTCGGCTCACTGGGTGGCTGA
- a CDS encoding prenyltransferase/squalene oxidase repeat-containing protein, with protein sequence MDAAIGFVVAHGDAVDRARLSRLRTGAPVPHELLDAAETGQTPDGGWPAVLGGEVASVDATCFRLAELDDLGALGRPAARHALDWLATRQLPDGGWEEDPRLAGLAPEWARPGDPEARLYLTANAGFWLTVAGLDARAAGPLDHRVGGAYAGVVQAAAHALATQLAPDGSWPSFLPAGWLSAAVLHRQQMYDESARIQAVLAERVPTMSPADVAWLAATLRRVEVGEEQWLLVSARRRLAETQRSDGGWDSDDGHQFDVHTTLSAIRACRPVVTSTG encoded by the coding sequence ATGGACGCCGCGATCGGCTTCGTCGTGGCTCACGGGGACGCGGTGGACCGCGCCCGACTGTCCCGGTTGCGCACCGGCGCGCCGGTGCCGCACGAGCTGCTCGACGCGGCCGAGACGGGGCAGACGCCCGACGGTGGCTGGCCCGCCGTGCTCGGCGGCGAGGTCGCCTCGGTCGACGCGACCTGCTTCCGCCTGGCCGAGCTGGACGACCTGGGCGCCCTCGGTCGCCCGGCGGCGCGGCACGCGCTGGACTGGCTCGCCACCCGGCAACTGCCCGACGGCGGCTGGGAGGAGGATCCGAGGCTGGCCGGGCTCGCCCCGGAGTGGGCCCGCCCCGGCGACCCGGAGGCCCGCCTCTACCTCACCGCCAACGCCGGGTTCTGGCTGACCGTGGCCGGGCTCGACGCCCGGGCGGCCGGCCCCCTCGACCACCGGGTGGGCGGCGCGTACGCCGGGGTGGTGCAGGCGGCGGCGCACGCGCTGGCCACGCAGCTCGCCCCGGACGGCAGCTGGCCGTCGTTCCTGCCCGCCGGCTGGCTGAGCGCCGCCGTGCTGCACCGCCAGCAGATGTACGACGAGTCGGCGCGCATCCAGGCGGTGCTGGCCGAGCGGGTGCCGACGATGTCCCCGGCGGACGTGGCCTGGCTGGCCGCCACGCTGCGCCGGGTCGAGGTGGGCGAGGAGCAGTGGTTGCTGGTCTCGGCCCGCAGGCGGCTCGCCGAGACCCAGCGCAGCGACGGCGGCTGGGACAGCGACGACGGGCACCAGTTCGACGTGCACACCACGTTGAGCGCGATCCGGGCGTGCCGCCCGGTGGTCACTTCAACTGGCTGA
- a CDS encoding WXG100 family type VII secretion target yields MGLTLPGELASLLSMIGYDWPESDETAIFRLAGEWTGMADRINGSVAQLESAARTVLDTNRGESFTAFAGEWNDKESAARNIADAVNPASVIGIGLMAAAGVVLALKINVIIQLVVLAIQIAQAIATAVVTFGASLLQIPIFKMITGMIVDQLIGMAVDTVLNA; encoded by the coding sequence GTGGGTCTGACGCTGCCGGGGGAACTCGCCTCGCTGCTCTCCATGATCGGGTACGACTGGCCGGAGTCCGACGAGACGGCCATCTTCCGGCTCGCCGGCGAGTGGACCGGCATGGCGGACCGGATCAACGGCTCGGTCGCGCAGCTGGAGTCGGCGGCGCGGACGGTGCTGGACACCAACCGGGGGGAGAGCTTCACCGCGTTCGCCGGTGAGTGGAACGACAAGGAGTCGGCGGCCCGCAACATCGCCGACGCCGTCAACCCGGCGAGCGTCATCGGGATCGGGCTGATGGCCGCCGCGGGCGTGGTGCTGGCCCTGAAGATCAACGTGATCATCCAGCTGGTGGTGCTGGCGATCCAGATCGCCCAGGCGATCGCCACGGCGGTGGTCACCTTCGGCGCGTCCCTGCTCCAGATCCCGATCTTCAAGATGATCACCGGGATGATCGTCGACCAGTTGATCGGGATGGCGGTGGACACGGTGCTCAATGCCTAG
- a CDS encoding YbaB/EbfC family nucleoid-associated protein, whose protein sequence is MLGESALEQQLAEARAALREVSRTVVPPERVESVAEAADGRIRVTVGVDGRLSAVDLDPRVLREGSEYLADELRRAVNAALDGQADAVTGTEPMPDLAAMAATVERLQDQGLRQMREISTAISETMRKLQQRS, encoded by the coding sequence ATGCTGGGCGAGAGCGCCCTGGAGCAGCAACTGGCGGAGGCCCGCGCCGCGCTGCGGGAGGTGAGCCGCACCGTCGTCCCGCCGGAGCGGGTCGAGTCGGTGGCCGAGGCCGCCGACGGGCGGATCCGGGTCACGGTCGGCGTCGACGGCCGGCTCAGCGCGGTCGACCTCGACCCCCGGGTGCTGCGGGAGGGCTCGGAGTACCTCGCCGACGAGCTGCGGCGGGCGGTGAACGCGGCGCTCGACGGCCAGGCCGACGCGGTCACCGGCACCGAGCCGATGCCCGACCTCGCCGCGATGGCCGCCACCGTGGAACGCCTCCAGGACCAGGGTCTGCGCCAGATGCGGGAGATCAGCACCGCGATCAGCGAGACCATGCGCAAGCTTCAGCAGCGGAGTTGA
- a CDS encoding SUKH-4 family immunity protein, protein MAADPRFRALWSEDELIPYPREAWLEGGFAPDMLPAGDEIPLDVEVVYTAFLEGDIELYDAIQLTTEDGSLDVRLIVVGAVADNTDLLYVLDPRTGEILQFDLEQQDIQPVNSNFRTFVEFLYQFALFVEADEGKPGRAERAEQLRMVLESIDPAAFTPDGWWPLVISQLK, encoded by the coding sequence ATGGCCGCAGATCCCCGGTTCCGTGCCCTGTGGAGCGAGGACGAGCTGATCCCGTACCCGCGCGAGGCGTGGCTGGAGGGTGGCTTCGCCCCGGACATGCTCCCGGCCGGCGACGAGATCCCGCTCGACGTGGAGGTCGTCTACACCGCCTTCCTCGAGGGCGACATCGAGCTGTACGACGCCATCCAGCTCACCACCGAGGACGGCTCGCTGGACGTCCGGCTGATCGTGGTCGGAGCGGTCGCCGACAACACCGACCTGCTCTACGTGCTCGACCCGCGCACCGGCGAGATCCTCCAGTTCGACCTGGAGCAGCAGGACATCCAGCCGGTGAACAGCAACTTCCGCACCTTCGTCGAGTTCCTCTACCAGTTCGCGCTCTTCGTGGAGGCCGACGAGGGCAAGCCGGGCCGGGCCGAACGCGCCGAGCAGCTGCGGATGGTCCTGGAGAGCATCGACCCGGCCGCCTTCACCCCGGACGGCTGGTGGCCGCTGGTGATCAGCCAGTTGAAGTGA
- a CDS encoding MGMT family protein codes for MTPDEYVEAVLALVERIPPGRVMSYGAVADALAERSGRASARLVGSIMARHGGGVPWHRVVNSAGRLPPGHETEARARLRAEGCPLRPAGVDMAAASWWPEEGM; via the coding sequence GTGACGCCTGATGAGTACGTCGAGGCGGTGCTCGCGCTGGTCGAGCGGATCCCGCCGGGCCGGGTGATGTCGTACGGGGCGGTCGCCGACGCCCTCGCGGAGCGGTCCGGGCGGGCCTCGGCCCGGCTGGTCGGCTCGATCATGGCCCGGCACGGTGGCGGAGTGCCCTGGCACCGGGTGGTGAACTCCGCCGGCCGGCTGCCGCCCGGGCACGAGACGGAGGCGCGGGCCCGGCTGCGCGCCGAGGGCTGCCCGCTGCGCCCCGCCGGGGTGGACATGGCGGCGGCGAGCTGGTGGCCGGAAGAGGGGATGTGA
- a CDS encoding pyridoxal phosphate-dependent decarboxylase family protein produces MIDEKGLGADDVLAEIRALRALDRPTHGGRLFAYVYDPAVPGLDELTAAAHAQSAHVNGLDPTAFPSLLAMENALVAAAARLLGGGPGSTAPDVVGSVTSGGTESLILAVKAARDARPEIANPRIVVPVSAHAAFAKAAHLLRVTLDTVPVDPVTLRPAVADVAAAVRPETVLVACSAPSYAHGVVDPVAGIAAVAAAAGTRCHVDACFGGWTLPYLRRLGVPVPPFDLSVDGVTSISVDLHKYAYAPKGVSVLLHRDASLRAAQYFAYADWPGYTMVNPVLASTRSGGPIAAAYATLRHLGDAGYLRLAAATRDAVTALAGAVRDVDGLRLMAEPESTVVCFTSTDPDLDLFVLVDELTARGWHTQPQLRHAGLPPSVHLTVTASVAPRVAEFGPALADAVAAARAAGPVRLPPELRALATSLTPDALTPETVAALAAGLGLGATTPTSGSGAGTPDPSLGEATPEPGPPTPERMAVVNTLLDAAAPAVRERLLVEFVSLLQRPAW; encoded by the coding sequence ATGATCGACGAGAAAGGGCTCGGCGCCGACGACGTGCTGGCCGAGATCCGCGCGCTGCGCGCGCTCGACCGGCCCACCCACGGCGGGCGGCTCTTCGCCTACGTCTACGACCCGGCGGTGCCCGGCCTGGACGAGCTGACCGCCGCCGCCCACGCGCAGAGCGCCCACGTCAACGGGCTCGACCCGACCGCCTTCCCGTCCCTGCTGGCGATGGAGAACGCGCTGGTCGCCGCCGCCGCCCGGCTGCTCGGCGGCGGCCCGGGCAGCACCGCCCCGGACGTCGTCGGCAGCGTCACCAGCGGCGGCACCGAGTCGCTGATCCTCGCCGTCAAGGCGGCCCGGGACGCCCGGCCCGAGATCGCCAATCCCCGGATCGTGGTGCCGGTCAGCGCGCACGCCGCCTTCGCCAAGGCCGCCCACCTGCTCCGGGTCACCCTGGACACGGTGCCCGTCGACCCGGTCACGCTCCGCCCGGCGGTCGCCGACGTGGCCGCCGCCGTCCGGCCGGAGACCGTGCTGGTGGCCTGCTCCGCCCCGTCGTACGCGCACGGCGTCGTCGACCCGGTCGCCGGGATCGCCGCTGTCGCGGCGGCGGCCGGGACGCGCTGCCACGTGGACGCCTGCTTCGGCGGCTGGACCCTGCCGTACCTGCGCCGCCTCGGCGTGCCGGTGCCGCCGTTCGACCTCTCCGTCGACGGGGTCACCTCGATCTCGGTGGACCTGCACAAGTACGCGTACGCCCCGAAGGGGGTGTCGGTGCTGCTGCACCGCGACGCGTCGCTGCGCGCCGCGCAGTACTTCGCGTACGCCGACTGGCCCGGGTACACGATGGTCAACCCGGTGCTGGCGTCCACCCGCTCGGGCGGCCCGATCGCCGCCGCGTACGCCACCCTGCGGCACCTCGGCGACGCCGGCTACCTGCGGCTCGCCGCCGCCACCCGGGACGCGGTGACCGCCCTCGCCGGGGCGGTCCGCGACGTCGACGGGCTGCGGCTGATGGCCGAGCCGGAGTCCACGGTCGTCTGCTTCACCTCCACCGACCCGGACCTGGACCTGTTCGTGCTGGTCGACGAGCTGACCGCCCGGGGCTGGCACACCCAGCCGCAACTGCGCCACGCCGGCCTGCCGCCCAGCGTGCACCTGACGGTGACCGCCTCCGTCGCGCCCCGGGTGGCCGAGTTCGGTCCCGCGCTGGCCGACGCGGTGGCGGCGGCCCGGGCGGCCGGTCCGGTCCGGCTCCCGCCCGAGCTGCGGGCGCTGGCGACCTCGCTGACCCCGGACGCGCTCACCCCGGAGACGGTCGCCGCGCTCGCCGCCGGCCTCGGCCTCGGCGCGACGACGCCCACCTCGGGCTCCGGCGCGGGTACGCCTGACCCGAGCCTCGGCGAGGCGACGCCGGAGCCCGGACCGCCGACGCCGGAGCGGATGGCCGTGGTCAACACCCTGCTCGACGCGGCGGCGCCGGCGGTGCGGGAGCGGCTGCTGGTCGAATTCGTCAGCCTGCTGCAACGCCCGGCCTGGTGA
- a CDS encoding DUF3152 domain-containing protein: MNPVPSPDDDPPAAAPAPTGPRPGLVRMRRRRRRAALLGLVSLGVTVAGVALVRAGDAPTPPEGRTAYGLGAGGRIAPPGYPVEGPGRFAAADGRSPVRGVDGPLRRYRVAVEEGTGQDVDAFAAAVDEVLGDPRSWIGSGELRVQRVPEAAAADFTVFLATPATSERMCALGGLVTERYTSCRLPGQVIVNLARWMDGVPGYGAPLETYRTYVINHEVGHEFGEEHQACPGPAEPAPVMQQQTYGLDGCVANAWPYVDGLRYEGEPTEGL; the protein is encoded by the coding sequence GTGAATCCCGTCCCGTCGCCCGACGACGACCCACCGGCAGCCGCCCCGGCGCCGACCGGTCCCCGCCCCGGCCTGGTCCGGATGCGGCGGCGCCGGCGACGCGCCGCGCTGCTCGGCCTGGTCTCGCTCGGCGTGACGGTCGCCGGGGTCGCCCTCGTCCGGGCCGGCGACGCGCCCACTCCGCCCGAGGGGCGGACGGCGTACGGGCTCGGCGCGGGTGGCCGGATCGCGCCGCCCGGGTACCCCGTCGAGGGCCCCGGCCGGTTCGCCGCCGCCGACGGCCGCTCCCCGGTGCGGGGCGTCGACGGTCCGCTGCGCCGCTACCGGGTGGCGGTGGAGGAGGGGACCGGCCAGGACGTCGACGCCTTCGCCGCCGCGGTCGACGAGGTGCTCGGCGACCCGCGCAGCTGGATCGGCTCCGGCGAGCTGCGGGTGCAGCGGGTGCCCGAGGCCGCCGCCGCGGACTTCACCGTCTTCCTGGCCACCCCGGCCACCTCGGAGCGGATGTGCGCCCTGGGCGGACTGGTCACCGAGCGGTACACCTCGTGCCGGCTGCCCGGCCAGGTGATCGTCAACCTGGCCCGCTGGATGGACGGCGTCCCGGGCTACGGCGCCCCGCTGGAGACCTACCGGACGTACGTGATCAACCATGAGGTCGGGCACGAGTTCGGCGAGGAGCACCAGGCCTGCCCCGGGCCGGCGGAGCCGGCGCCGGTCATGCAGCAGCAGACGTACGGCCTGGACGGCTGCGTCGCCAACGCCTGGCCGTACGTCGACGGGCTCCGGTACGAGGGCGAGCCGACCGAGGGGCTCTAG
- the moeZ gene encoding adenylyltransferase/sulfurtransferase MoeZ: MADRRCGERQWPGSPPADPGESTVSLPPLVEPAAELTVDEIRRYSRHLIIPDVGVEGQKRLKNARVLCVGAGGLGSPALMYLAAAGVGTLGIIDFDTVDESNLQRQIIHGVSDVGRSKAESAAASIREINPLVKVEIHNTALDRDNVREIFSRYDLIVDGTDNFATRYMVNDAAVLLGKPYVWGSIYRFDGQASVFWAEHGPCYRCLYPEPPPPGMVPSCAEGGVLGVLCASIGSIQVNEAIKLLAGIGEPLVGRLMVYDALEMSYRKIKVRKDPNCALCGENPTVTDLLEDYEDFCGAVSEEAQEAVVDATITALELKEWQDAGKDIFLVDVREPAEYEIVRIPGATLIPKGEILSGEALSKLPQDRQIVLHCKSGVRSAEALAALKAAGFRDAVHVQGGVLSWIKQIDPSLPAY; encoded by the coding sequence ATGGCCGACCGGCGGTGCGGCGAGCGACAATGGCCCGGTTCGCCACCAGCCGATCCCGGGGAGTCCACCGTGTCGCTGCCCCCGCTCGTCGAACCCGCCGCCGAGCTGACCGTTGACGAGATCCGCCGTTACTCGCGCCACCTGATCATCCCGGACGTCGGGGTCGAGGGGCAGAAGCGGCTGAAGAACGCCCGGGTGCTCTGCGTCGGCGCCGGCGGCCTCGGTTCGCCGGCCCTGATGTACCTCGCCGCCGCCGGTGTCGGCACGCTCGGCATCATCGACTTCGACACCGTCGACGAGTCCAACCTCCAGCGCCAGATCATCCACGGCGTCTCCGACGTCGGCCGCTCCAAGGCCGAGTCCGCCGCCGCCTCGATCCGCGAGATCAACCCGCTGGTCAAGGTGGAGATCCACAACACCGCGCTGGACCGGGACAACGTCCGGGAGATCTTCTCCCGGTACGACCTGATCGTCGACGGCACCGACAACTTCGCCACCCGCTACATGGTCAACGACGCGGCCGTGCTGCTCGGCAAGCCGTACGTGTGGGGCTCGATCTACCGGTTCGACGGCCAGGCGTCGGTGTTCTGGGCCGAGCACGGCCCCTGCTACCGCTGCCTCTACCCGGAGCCCCCGCCGCCCGGCATGGTCCCCTCCTGCGCCGAGGGCGGCGTGCTCGGCGTGCTCTGCGCGTCGATCGGCTCGATCCAGGTCAACGAGGCGATCAAGCTGCTCGCCGGCATCGGTGAGCCGCTGGTCGGCCGGCTGATGGTCTACGACGCCCTGGAGATGAGCTACCGCAAGATCAAGGTTCGCAAGGACCCGAACTGCGCGCTCTGCGGCGAGAACCCGACGGTCACCGATCTGCTGGAGGACTACGAGGACTTCTGCGGCGCGGTCTCCGAGGAGGCGCAGGAGGCGGTGGTCGACGCCACCATCACCGCGCTGGAGCTCAAGGAGTGGCAGGACGCCGGCAAGGACATCTTCCTGGTCGACGTCCGCGAGCCCGCCGAGTACGAGATCGTCCGGATCCCCGGCGCCACGCTGATCCCCAAGGGCGAGATCCTCTCCGGTGAGGCGCTGTCGAAGCTCCCGCAGGACAGGCAGATCGTGCTGCACTGCAAGTCCGGCGTCCGTTCCGCCGAGGCGCTCGCCGCGCTCAAGGCGGCCGGCTTCCGGGACGCCGTGCACGTCCAGGGCGGCGTGCTCTCCTGGATCAAGCAGATCGACCCGTCGCTGCCCGCGTACTGA
- a CDS encoding MFS transporter, which produces MDAPPAAAGSPGPAGAAPPTPPPGVDAAPAGRPSADAAPADAGRPSADAEPADAGRSSADGASVAAAGPAEEPLPRRVHAGYALGSLATGAFGTVPGLLLLPYLTDTLGVAAGVAALLVLVPKAWDVLVNPVAGRISDRTRSRWGPRRPWLLGAGLALAVLFAAIFAAPFGSGPAAGAYVALAFLATATAFAFFQVPYVAMPAELTGDRAERTRMMSWRIAVLALAILVSGAVAPMVVTAGGDGVAGHRWMGLFVAALIALGAVGAFLGTRAAPVGAVTETEPSLRAQLAVARAHRPFRALLLCFVIQSAGVATILAGVSYFADQILRDPATGPTLLFACFVGPALLVMPLWTRVGARLGKRSALVAASVLLAAGAAALVAAPVLPAAAVYAVVALLGVGYAGQQVFALALLPDCVADSTARTGRRQAGVLTGLWTAGETFGLALGPGIYGLVLALTGYVSSDTGTAAAQSDTARLGVLLGFSVLPAALVGGAVLLLRGWTLHPDPEDA; this is translated from the coding sequence ATGGACGCCCCGCCGGCCGCAGCCGGCTCCCCGGGCCCGGCCGGCGCCGCCCCGCCGACTCCACCGCCCGGCGTCGACGCCGCGCCGGCCGGGCGGCCCTCGGCCGACGCCGCGCCGGCCGACGCCGGGCGGCCCTCGGCCGATGCCGAGCCGGCCGACGCCGGGCGATCCTCGGCCGACGGGGCATCGGTCGCCGCCGCGGGCCCGGCCGAGGAGCCGCTGCCCCGACGGGTGCACGCCGGCTATGCGCTCGGGTCGCTCGCCACCGGCGCGTTCGGCACCGTGCCCGGACTGCTCCTGCTGCCGTACCTCACCGACACGCTGGGCGTGGCCGCCGGAGTCGCCGCCCTGCTGGTGCTCGTGCCGAAGGCGTGGGACGTGCTGGTCAACCCGGTCGCCGGGCGGATCTCCGACCGCACCCGCTCGCGCTGGGGGCCCCGCCGGCCGTGGCTGCTCGGCGCCGGGCTCGCGCTCGCCGTGCTGTTCGCCGCGATCTTCGCCGCGCCGTTCGGCAGCGGGCCGGCCGCCGGGGCGTACGTGGCCCTGGCCTTCCTCGCCACCGCCACCGCGTTCGCCTTCTTCCAGGTGCCGTACGTGGCGATGCCGGCCGAGCTGACCGGCGACCGCGCGGAGCGTACCCGGATGATGAGCTGGCGGATCGCGGTGCTGGCGCTGGCCATCCTGGTCTCCGGCGCGGTGGCCCCGATGGTGGTGACCGCCGGCGGCGACGGGGTCGCCGGGCACCGCTGGATGGGGCTGTTCGTGGCCGCGCTGATCGCGCTCGGCGCGGTCGGCGCGTTCCTCGGCACCCGCGCCGCACCCGTGGGCGCGGTCACCGAGACCGAGCCGTCGTTGCGGGCCCAGCTCGCGGTGGCCCGCGCCCACCGGCCGTTCCGGGCGCTGCTGCTCTGCTTCGTGATCCAGTCCGCGGGGGTGGCGACCATCCTGGCCGGGGTCAGCTACTTCGCCGACCAGATCCTGCGCGACCCGGCCACCGGCCCCACCCTGCTCTTCGCCTGCTTCGTCGGGCCGGCGCTGCTGGTCATGCCGCTCTGGACCCGGGTCGGCGCCCGGCTCGGCAAGCGGTCCGCGCTCGTCGCCGCGTCGGTGCTGCTCGCCGCCGGGGCGGCGGCCCTGGTCGCCGCACCGGTGCTCCCGGCCGCCGCCGTCTACGCCGTGGTCGCGCTCCTCGGTGTCGGGTACGCCGGGCAGCAGGTGTTCGCCCTCGCCCTGCTCCCCGACTGCGTGGCCGACTCCACCGCGCGGACCGGGCGGCGGCAGGCGGGCGTCCTCACCGGCCTGTGGACGGCGGGGGAGACCTTCGGGCTGGCCCTCGGCCCGGGCATCTACGGCCTGGTCCTGGCGCTCACCGGCTACGTCTCCTCCGACACCGGCACCGCGGCGGCCCAGTCCGACACCGCCCGCCTCGGCGTGCTGCTCGGCTTCAGTGTGCTGCCCGCCGCGCTGGTCGGCGGCGCGGTGCTGCTGCTGCGCGGCTGGACCCTGCACCCCGACCCGGAGGACGCATGA
- a CDS encoding glutamate-5-semialdehyde dehydrogenase has protein sequence MSASVSEQARRAREAAGDLAVATRTAKDAALHAMADALVARTPEILTANAADLAAGREAGLSAAVLDRLALDAGRVAGIADALRQMAALPDPVGEVVRGSTLPNGLELRQVRVPFGVVGIIYEARPNVTVDAAGICLKSGNAALLRGSSSAAHSNAALVAVLRDAVASAGLPADAVQLLDATSRDSVKELMRARGLVDVLIPRGGASLIRTVVEESTVPVIETGVGNCHVYVDAAADVAKAVAITLNAKTQRLSTCNTAESLLVHAAIADAFLPPVLAAFAEAGVTVHGDVRVAAHSDAVVPATDEDFATEYLSADISVAVVDSLDAAVGHIRRYGTGHTEAIVTDSQAAAREFVARVDAAAVMVNASTRFTDGGEFGFGAEIGISTQKLHARGPMGLPELTSTKYVVTGDGHLRG, from the coding sequence ATGAGCGCGAGCGTCAGCGAGCAGGCCCGCCGGGCCCGCGAGGCGGCCGGGGACCTGGCCGTCGCCACCCGTACCGCCAAGGACGCCGCGCTGCACGCGATGGCCGACGCCCTGGTGGCGCGTACCCCGGAGATCCTGACCGCGAACGCGGCGGACCTGGCGGCCGGGCGGGAGGCCGGACTGAGCGCGGCGGTGCTGGACCGGCTCGCCCTCGACGCCGGCCGGGTCGCGGGCATCGCCGACGCGCTGCGCCAGATGGCCGCGCTGCCCGACCCGGTGGGCGAGGTGGTGCGCGGCTCGACCCTGCCCAACGGCCTGGAGCTGCGCCAGGTCCGGGTGCCGTTCGGGGTGGTCGGCATCATCTACGAGGCCCGACCGAACGTCACCGTGGACGCCGCCGGGATCTGCCTGAAGTCCGGCAACGCGGCGCTGCTGCGCGGCTCCTCCTCGGCCGCCCACTCCAACGCCGCCCTGGTCGCGGTGCTGCGCGACGCGGTCGCCTCCGCCGGGCTGCCGGCGGACGCGGTGCAGCTGCTCGACGCCACCTCGCGCGACTCGGTCAAGGAGCTGATGCGCGCCCGTGGCCTGGTGGACGTGCTGATCCCGCGCGGCGGCGCGTCGCTGATCCGCACCGTGGTGGAGGAGTCGACGGTGCCGGTGATCGAGACCGGGGTCGGCAACTGCCACGTGTACGTCGACGCCGCCGCCGACGTGGCCAAGGCGGTGGCGATCACCCTGAACGCCAAGACCCAGCGACTGTCCACCTGCAACACCGCCGAGTCGCTGCTGGTGCACGCGGCGATCGCAGACGCCTTCCTGCCGCCGGTGCTCGCCGCGTTCGCCGAGGCCGGGGTCACCGTGCACGGCGACGTCCGGGTGGCCGCCCACTCCGACGCCGTCGTCCCGGCCACCGACGAGGACTTCGCCACCGAGTACCTGTCGGCCGACATCTCGGTGGCCGTGGTCGACTCGCTGGACGCGGCGGTCGGGCACATCCGCCGCTACGGCACCGGGCACACCGAGGCGATCGTCACCGACTCGCAGGCGGCGGCCCGCGAGTTCGTGGCCCGGGTGGACGCGGCGGCGGTGATGGTGAACGCCTCGACCCGGTTCACCGACGGCGGCGAGTTCGGCTTCGGCGCGGAGATCGGCATTTCCACCCAGAAGCTGCACGCCCGCGGCCCGATGGGCCTGCCCGAGCTGACCAGCACCAAGTACGTGGTCACCGGGGACGGCCACCTGCGCGGCTGA
- the proB gene encoding glutamate 5-kinase has protein sequence MGTRRGPAGPTAQNGRVREAVTRARRVVVKIGSSSLTTAAGGLDDTRVDALVDTLATLAAAGREVVLVSSGAIAAGLAPLGLPRRPRDLATQQAAASVGQGLLIGRYAAGFARHRLTVGQVLLTVDDVTRRAHYRNAYRTLRKLLDLRAVPIVNENDTVATEEIRFGDNDRLAALVAALVDADLLVLLSDVDALWTGDPTQPGSSRITEVRGEGDLAGIDIGGAGRAGVGTGGMVTKVEAARIATGFGIPVVLTAAPMAGDALAGAPVGTYFHPSSRRPAARLFWLAHATAPRGRLHLDPGAVQAVVGRRKSLLPAGITAVDGAFTAGDPVDLVDAEGAPVARGLVNYDAVELPGLLGRSTGELAAALGPAYEREVVHRDDLVLL, from the coding sequence ATGGGAACGCGCCGGGGCCCGGCGGGACCGACCGCGCAGAATGGTCGGGTGCGCGAAGCAGTCACCCGGGCCCGGCGGGTCGTCGTCAAGATCGGGTCGTCCTCGTTGACCACCGCCGCCGGTGGGCTGGACGACACCCGGGTCGACGCCCTGGTGGACACCCTGGCCACGCTCGCCGCCGCCGGTCGTGAGGTGGTGCTGGTCTCCTCCGGGGCGATCGCCGCCGGCCTGGCCCCGCTCGGGCTGCCCCGGCGCCCGCGCGACCTGGCCACCCAGCAGGCCGCCGCCAGCGTCGGGCAGGGCCTGCTGATCGGTCGCTACGCGGCCGGCTTCGCCCGGCACCGGCTCACCGTCGGGCAGGTGCTGCTCACCGTCGACGACGTGACCCGGCGGGCGCACTACCGCAACGCGTACCGGACCCTGCGCAAGCTGCTCGACCTGCGCGCGGTGCCGATCGTCAACGAGAACGACACGGTCGCCACCGAGGAGATCCGGTTCGGTGACAACGACCGGCTGGCCGCCCTGGTCGCCGCCCTGGTCGACGCCGACCTGCTGGTGCTCCTGTCGGACGTGGACGCGCTCTGGACCGGCGACCCGACCCAGCCGGGCAGCAGCCGGATCACCGAGGTGCGCGGCGAGGGCGACCTGGCCGGCATCGACATCGGCGGGGCCGGCCGGGCCGGGGTCGGCACCGGCGGCATGGTCACCAAGGTCGAGGCGGCCCGGATCGCCACCGGCTTCGGCATCCCGGTGGTGCTGACCGCCGCGCCGATGGCCGGCGACGCGCTGGCCGGCGCGCCGGTCGGCACGTACTTCCACCCGAGCAGCCGGCGGCCCGCCGCCCGGCTCTTCTGGCTGGCCCACGCCACCGCGCCCCGGGGCCGGCTGCACCTCGACCCGGGAGCGGTGCAGGCCGTGGTGGGCCGGCGCAAGTCGCTGCTGCCGGCCGGGATCACCGCCGTGGACGGCGCGTTCACCGCCGGCGACCCGGTCGACCTGGTGGACGCCGAGGGCGCGCCGGTGGCCCGGGGGCTGGTCAACTACGACGCGGTGGAGCTGCCGGGGCTGCTCGGCCGCTCCACCGGAGAACTCGCCGCGGCGCTCGGCCCGGCGTACGAACGGGAGGTCGTCCACCGCGACGACCTCGTGCTGCTGTGA